One Candidatus Kaelpia imicola genomic region harbors:
- a CDS encoding valine--tRNA ligase yields MESRYNSKEIEQRWYKFWESNGLFRASVDSKKKPYSIVIPPPNITGILHMGHALNNTIQDILIRYKRMQGYASLWIPGTDHAGIATQNVVEKQLAKEDLSRDDLGRESFIERVWKWREEYGSTIVRQLRRLGASCDWSRERFTMDEGLSSAVIEAFIKLYEKDFIYRGNYIINWCPRCKTALSDEEVEYQEQEGFLYYLKYPVLGEEGKFVTVATTRPETMLGDVAIAVHPSDERFEFLKDKKVVLPILNRQLKLIWDDIVDPEFGTGAVKITPAHDGNDFEIAMRHGLKPVVVMDEGGVMNENAAEYRGMDRFIAREKIVEDLEKQDLVEKIEPYVNSIGCCYRCGTVIEPYISWQWFVKMQPLAKEAIKVVKDREVKFFPPRWEKVYLHWMENIRDWCISRQIWWGHRIPVYYCRDCYRQTEVLGSLDSKSGENIKGIIVSRDKPDSCPECGGRDIYQDEDVLDTWFSSWLWPFSTMGWPNTVKSKQQAGKSQSLGDLDYFYPTSTLVTAQEILFFWVARMIMAGLEFIDQIPFSDVYIHGTVRDEKGRKMSKSLGNVIDPLEIIDEYGADALRFSLISITAMGQDVFLSKDRFIFGRNFTNKIWNAARFLTMNINEIKSVSPYKEGSIFDSWILAKLRNLIQELNVSLDKYNFNEAAFLLYEFFWHVFCDWYIELKKKDLYSEENGVQDSASLILIFVLDNLLRLLHPFMPFITEEIWQMLRPNLKYAYEFLGFNYNDTESLMLNSWPDMPDRFKNEEAESRMSSIIAIIQTVRNMRAELNVPSQEKIELVLFSSDLELLETFKKNISYLGPLAQISDIKIEREEIERPPYSAFGIIGETNIYILLEGIIDFERERERLSKKREKMIKNLEIAKNKLKNKDFINKANESVVQKVKERDQMLGLKIAEISDIIDNI; encoded by the coding sequence ATGGAATCCCGCTATAACTCTAAAGAGATAGAGCAGAGATGGTATAAGTTTTGGGAAAGCAATGGTCTCTTCCGGGCCTCAGTTGATAGTAAGAAGAAGCCTTACTCAATTGTAATCCCCCCTCCTAATATTACTGGTATTTTACATATGGGTCATGCACTCAATAATACCATTCAGGATATATTGATAAGATATAAAAGAATGCAGGGATATGCCTCTCTCTGGATTCCCGGTACCGATCATGCCGGAATAGCCACTCAGAATGTTGTTGAGAAACAGTTGGCAAAGGAAGATTTAAGCAGGGATGATTTAGGGAGAGAGAGCTTTATAGAGCGTGTCTGGAAATGGCGTGAAGAGTACGGTTCTACCATAGTAAGGCAGCTTAGACGCTTGGGGGCATCTTGCGATTGGAGCAGAGAGCGCTTTACAATGGATGAAGGTTTATCCAGTGCCGTGATAGAAGCGTTTATAAAACTTTATGAAAAAGATTTTATCTACCGCGGTAACTATATTATTAATTGGTGTCCGCGTTGTAAGACTGCACTCTCTGATGAAGAGGTGGAGTATCAGGAACAGGAAGGCTTCCTCTATTATTTAAAGTATCCTGTGCTGGGTGAAGAGGGTAAGTTTGTAACAGTTGCTACAACCCGTCCTGAGACGATGCTTGGTGATGTTGCTATAGCGGTTCATCCAAGCGATGAAAGATTTGAATTTTTAAAAGATAAAAAAGTTGTATTACCTATTTTGAATAGGCAGCTTAAGCTTATTTGGGATGATATCGTAGATCCTGAGTTTGGTACCGGGGCAGTAAAAATTACTCCTGCTCATGATGGAAATGATTTTGAGATTGCAATGAGGCATGGACTTAAACCTGTCGTTGTTATGGATGAAGGCGGGGTAATGAATGAAAATGCAGCGGAATACAGGGGTATGGATAGGTTTATAGCTCGAGAGAAAATAGTAGAAGATTTAGAGAAGCAGGATCTGGTTGAAAAAATAGAACCTTATGTTAACTCAATAGGTTGCTGTTATCGTTGCGGTACTGTAATAGAGCCCTATATATCTTGGCAGTGGTTTGTTAAGATGCAGCCTTTGGCAAAAGAGGCTATCAAGGTTGTAAAAGACAGGGAGGTTAAATTTTTTCCTCCTCGTTGGGAGAAAGTCTATCTTCATTGGATGGAGAATATCCGCGATTGGTGTATATCCCGTCAGATATGGTGGGGGCATAGAATTCCTGTATATTACTGCAGAGATTGCTATAGACAGACTGAGGTTTTAGGCAGCTTAGATTCTAAGAGTGGTGAAAATATTAAAGGTATAATTGTTTCCCGGGATAAACCTGATAGCTGCCCTGAATGCGGCGGTAGGGATATCTATCAGGATGAAGATGTTTTAGATACATGGTTCTCTTCCTGGCTCTGGCCGTTCTCTACGATGGGTTGGCCGAATACTGTAAAAAGTAAACAGCAGGCTGGTAAAAGCCAGAGTTTAGGCGATTTAGATTATTTCTATCCTACTTCGACTTTAGTTACAGCGCAGGAGATACTATTTTTCTGGGTTGCACGTATGATTATGGCGGGGCTTGAATTTATAGATCAGATTCCTTTTTCTGATGTTTATATCCATGGTACTGTTAGGGATGAGAAGGGCAGGAAGATGTCTAAATCTTTAGGCAATGTAATCGATCCTTTAGAGATCATAGATGAATATGGCGCCGATGCATTACGTTTTAGTCTTATCTCTATTACCGCTATGGGCCAGGATGTATTTTTGTCTAAAGATAGGTTTATATTTGGGCGTAACTTTACAAATAAAATCTGGAATGCTGCACGTTTTCTTACGATGAATATCAATGAAATAAAATCAGTCTCTCCGTATAAAGAGGGTTCTATTTTTGATAGTTGGATTTTGGCGAAGCTTAGAAATCTGATTCAGGAGCTAAATGTTTCGCTGGATAAGTATAATTTCAATGAAGCAGCTTTTTTGCTCTATGAGTTTTTCTGGCATGTCTTTTGCGATTGGTATATAGAACTTAAAAAAAAGGACCTGTATTCAGAGGAGAATGGTGTGCAGGACTCAGCTTCTTTGATTTTGATATTTGTACTTGATAATCTTTTAAGATTACTCCACCCTTTTATGCCTTTTATAACTGAAGAGATATGGCAGATGTTAAGGCCTAACCTTAAATATGCTTATGAGTTTTTGGGATTTAATTATAACGATACAGAGAGCCTGATGCTTAACAGTTGGCCGGATATGCCTGATAGGTTTAAAAACGAAGAGGCGGAGAGCAGAATGTCGAGTATTATTGCAATTATCCAAACTGTTAGAAATATGAGAGCGGAGCTAAATGTTCCTTCTCAAGAGAAGATAGAGCTGGTACTCTTCTCTTCTGATTTAGAATTGCTTGAGACATTTAAAAAGAATATCTCTTATCTTGGGCCTCTGGCGCAGATATCGGATATAAAAATAGAGAGAGAAGAGATAGAGAGGCCGCCTTATTCCGCATTCGGCATAATTGGTGAGACCAATATATATATACTACTTGAAGGCATAATAGATTTTGAGAGAGAGAGAGAGAGATTGTCTAAAAAAAGAGAGAAGATGATAAAAAATTTGGAGATTGCAAAAAATAAGTTGAAAAATAAAGATTTCATTAACAAGGCCAACGAGTCTGTTGTTCAGAAAGTAAAGGAGAGAGATCAGATGCTGGGTCTTAAGATAGCCGAAATATCGGATATAATAGATAATATATGA
- a CDS encoding carbamoyltransferase, producing MYILGLSCHYHDSSAALIKDGDIIAASSEERFSRIKHDFSFPEKAIQFCLDYANIDSKDLDYVVFHEKPFIKFERIMKTILTTYPKSARLFSDVSKNWLKEKLWIKSTITGFLDIPEDKILFSKHHLSHAASSFFCSPFTEAAILTVDGVGEWATTTLGIGESSFIEGNKNNITLLKEIDFPHSIGLLYSTFTAFLGFKINNGEYKVMGMSAYGEPKYQDKIYKLVDLNEDGSFKLKMEYFSYHYSTKHSFNRRFVELFGEPRKRGQRFVLRKDDFSYSKEPITDREIEENRCFADIAASIQKVTEDILIKIANHLHDITKLNKICLAGGVALNCIANSKILENTPFDEIYIQPAAGDSGAALGAALYVWHCLGNKKREHILTDIYLGKGYTNEEIESFLKENNITYKKYDNETELLDYMADAIIEQKIIGYFQGRFEWGPRALGNRSILADPRSSEMKKILNAKIKFREPFRPFAPSVLVEEASDFFDLDKILEKSPLKFMLYAVAVKKRDLIPAVTHVNGMSRIQLLEKKDNPLYYSLIKNFYLKTGVPLLINTSFNLKGEPIVNSPQDAYSTFRSSGLDMLVLGKYVIEK from the coding sequence ATGTATATACTTGGATTAAGCTGCCATTATCATGACTCCTCAGCTGCATTAATCAAAGATGGGGATATAATAGCAGCATCAAGTGAGGAGAGATTCTCCCGCATTAAACATGACTTCTCGTTTCCTGAAAAAGCTATTCAATTCTGCCTTGATTATGCAAATATTGATTCAAAAGATTTAGATTATGTCGTCTTTCATGAAAAACCATTTATTAAATTTGAGCGTATTATGAAAACAATACTCACAACATATCCAAAATCAGCTAGGCTATTTTCTGATGTTTCCAAAAACTGGCTTAAAGAGAAGCTCTGGATTAAATCTACAATTACTGGCTTTCTTGATATACCTGAAGATAAAATATTGTTCTCCAAACACCACCTCTCACATGCTGCATCCAGTTTTTTTTGCTCTCCTTTTACAGAAGCAGCCATTCTAACAGTTGACGGAGTTGGAGAGTGGGCAACAACAACTCTGGGTATAGGAGAGAGCAGTTTTATAGAAGGTAATAAGAATAATATAACTTTATTGAAGGAGATAGACTTTCCCCACTCAATAGGCCTACTCTACTCTACATTTACAGCTTTTCTTGGTTTTAAGATAAATAACGGTGAATATAAAGTCATGGGTATGAGTGCTTATGGAGAACCTAAATATCAAGATAAGATATATAAATTAGTTGATTTAAACGAAGACGGAAGCTTCAAATTAAAGATGGAATATTTCTCATACCATTATTCAACAAAACATAGTTTCAACAGACGCTTTGTAGAGCTTTTCGGAGAACCGAGGAAGAGAGGGCAAAGATTTGTCTTAAGAAAAGATGACTTCTCCTATAGTAAAGAACCTATAACGGATAGGGAGATAGAGGAGAACAGGTGTTTCGCTGATATTGCAGCAAGTATCCAAAAAGTAACAGAGGATATCTTAATAAAAATCGCAAACCATCTTCATGATATAACAAAACTAAACAAGATCTGTTTAGCAGGCGGAGTAGCTTTAAACTGCATTGCAAACTCTAAGATACTTGAAAACACACCTTTTGATGAGATATATATCCAACCTGCAGCAGGTGACTCCGGCGCTGCTTTGGGAGCAGCTCTATATGTTTGGCACTGCTTAGGAAACAAAAAAAGAGAGCATATTTTAACAGATATATACTTAGGTAAAGGCTATACTAATGAGGAGATAGAGAGTTTTCTCAAAGAGAATAATATAACCTATAAAAAATATGATAACGAAACGGAGCTTCTAGATTACATGGCTGATGCAATAATAGAGCAAAAAATAATAGGTTATTTCCAGGGAAGATTCGAATGGGGGCCCCGCGCTCTAGGTAATCGTTCAATCTTAGCTGATCCCAGAAGCTCAGAGATGAAAAAAATATTGAATGCCAAAATAAAATTCCGTGAACCATTTAGACCCTTTGCTCCTTCAGTGCTAGTTGAAGAAGCAAGCGATTTTTTTGATCTTGATAAGATATTAGAAAAATCACCTTTAAAATTCATGCTCTACGCCGTGGCTGTCAAAAAGAGAGACCTAATACCGGCCGTAACTCATGTGAACGGAATGAGTAGAATCCAGCTCCTGGAGAAAAAGGATAATCCTCTCTATTACTCTTTGATTAAAAATTTCTACCTTAAAACAGGGGTACCGCTTTTAATTAATACATCTTTCAATCTTAAAGGAGAACCTATTGTGAACTCACCTCAAGATGCTTACTCTACATTTAGAAGTAGCGGCTTAGATATGTTGGTGTTGGGGAAATATGTAATAGAAAAATAG
- the nadC gene encoding carboxylating nicotinate-nucleotide diphosphorylase — MKITSSIRNLIKAALDEDCAAGDLTTLGLGIAGLKLKAVVIAKQKGVLSGLDIFKEAFTIIGDVGFKTKLKDGACFDSGLKIITIEGNSDVILSVERVALNFLSHLSGISTFTEKFVDVIGHNKIKIYDTRKTTPLIRELEKYAVKVGGGYNHRVNLSQALMIKDNHINIFRKKYRGEDYILEMVRILREKYPQKELVLEVHNLSEWMQAMKSDPDVVMFDNWNAEDIEVALKLLEKKNFQIEISGSIRLEQLERIINLGVDRISLGRITHSAPACDFSLEIL, encoded by the coding sequence ATGAAAATTACCTCCAGTATTAGAAATTTGATTAAAGCTGCTTTGGACGAGGATTGTGCAGCTGGCGACCTTACTACATTAGGACTCGGCATAGCAGGCTTAAAGCTGAAAGCCGTTGTCATCGCAAAACAGAAAGGCGTACTTTCCGGGCTCGATATTTTTAAAGAAGCATTTACGATTATTGGAGATGTTGGATTTAAGACAAAACTTAAAGATGGTGCTTGTTTCGATAGTGGTTTAAAGATCATAACTATTGAAGGTAATTCAGATGTCATACTCTCTGTGGAGAGAGTTGCACTTAATTTTCTATCTCATCTCTCAGGAATATCAACATTTACTGAGAAGTTTGTTGATGTTATTGGTCATAATAAGATAAAAATATACGACACTAGGAAGACAACTCCTCTTATAAGAGAGCTTGAGAAATATGCTGTTAAAGTAGGGGGGGGATACAATCACAGGGTGAATCTATCTCAGGCGTTAATGATAAAGGATAATCATATAAACATATTTAGAAAAAAGTATCGAGGGGAAGACTATATTTTGGAGATGGTTAGAATATTGAGAGAAAAGTATCCCCAGAAAGAGTTGGTACTTGAAGTTCATAATCTTTCGGAGTGGATGCAGGCTATGAAATCGGATCCTGATGTTGTCATGTTCGATAATTGGAATGCAGAGGACATTGAAGTTGCTTTAAAGCTGCTTGAGAAAAAGAATTTTCAGATAGAGATTTCAGGAAGTATTAGACTTGAACAGCTTGAAAGGATTATAAACTTAGGCGTTGATAGGATCTCATTAGGAAGGATTACCCATTCTGCTCCGGCATGTGATTTTTCTTTAGAAATTTTATAG